One segment of Paenibacillus sp. FSL R7-0337 DNA contains the following:
- a CDS encoding MFS transporter, protein MRRGTSIMRFSVGSKESEVLLKMRGLYLFTGLAGGSFNPYVTSLLVHQGMTSQRIGVMMAFGTLLAILFQPLWGILVDRYQRTRLVLMLTLIVPGTIVYLYNVKWLVVIVLVYSLYTIFQSTQTPIADSYAVNAASAAGTSFGTIRLFGSIGTALGGYFGGLYLNWMGVTELWIPFLIFNLLALLLVITIPVNVERRTQHVTFTSGIRQLLGNRVFLLFLAGCFLVNQTLTAFNSFFVLTFQMAGGSFAWSGIALMIASITSVPAMLVAARVLKKYGYEKTLMLASVVYMLRWAIQWLIPVPGVMIGVQTLHGMSFGFFYIAAVEYVASITGKELQATGQSLFNMVFVGLGGIAGNLLNGYLLETGGPGLMYFSCTVSAALGALLLYKVSSISRKKQQSE, encoded by the coding sequence ATGAGACGCGGAACAAGTATAATGAGATTCTCTGTAGGCAGCAAGGAGAGCGAGGTCCTGCTGAAGATGCGCGGGCTGTATCTGTTCACAGGTCTGGCCGGGGGCAGCTTCAACCCGTATGTCACCTCCCTTCTGGTTCATCAGGGCATGACGAGCCAGAGAATTGGAGTGATGATGGCCTTCGGCACCTTGCTGGCGATTCTGTTTCAGCCGTTATGGGGAATTTTGGTGGACCGCTATCAACGAACAAGACTGGTACTGATGCTTACCCTGATTGTTCCCGGCACCATAGTCTATCTCTACAATGTAAAATGGCTTGTCGTTATTGTGCTTGTATACAGCTTGTATACGATTTTTCAGAGCACCCAGACGCCGATTGCCGACTCTTATGCAGTGAATGCAGCTTCAGCCGCAGGTACCTCGTTCGGCACCATCCGGCTGTTCGGCAGTATCGGCACGGCGCTGGGAGGGTACTTCGGCGGACTGTATCTGAACTGGATGGGAGTTACAGAGCTGTGGATTCCCTTCCTGATCTTCAACCTGCTTGCCCTTCTGCTCGTGATTACCATCCCGGTGAATGTGGAGCGGCGGACGCAGCATGTAACCTTCACCAGCGGAATCAGGCAGCTGCTGGGCAACCGGGTCTTTCTGCTGTTTCTCGCCGGCTGTTTTCTGGTGAACCAGACGCTTACGGCCTTCAACTCCTTCTTTGTCCTGACCTTCCAGATGGCGGGCGGGAGCTTCGCATGGTCAGGCATCGCCCTGATGATTGCTTCCATTACCAGCGTTCCGGCAATGCTCGTGGCCGCAAGAGTCCTGAAGAAGTACGGTTATGAGAAAACATTGATGCTGGCATCCGTTGTCTACATGCTCCGCTGGGCGATCCAATGGCTCATTCCTGTTCCCGGTGTTATGATAGGTGTCCAGACGCTGCACGGCATGTCGTTTGGTTTCTTTTACATTGCAGCTGTGGAATATGTGGCCTCTATTACGGGCAAAGAGCTGCAAGCCACAGGGCAAAGCCTGTTCAATATGGTGTTTGTCGGTCTTGGCGGCATTGCCGGTAACCTGCTGAACGGGTATCTGCTGGAGACCGGCGGCCCGGGGCTGATGTATTTCTCCTGTACGGTCAGCGCCGCGTTAGGTGCATTGCTGCTGTACAAGGTAAGCTCTATTTCACGTAAGAAGCAGCAGTCTGAATAA
- a CDS encoding ROK family transcriptional regulator: MKIQTAGTPKVMRNLNEFLILDRIISGGPQSRADLSRYTGLSKPTVSSAIAHLIERGLVRETGRAENTQGRKATLVEFNPKCFYTLGAEVGGSSLRIALADMSGEICYYKQLSMPESGLTEAVCQDFLVQSIEGMLADSGISREKLRAAAFGIPGVVDPADGSVSDLVAPLRGCEGVLARTNLAQLFPVPVVTENDVNLAALAEYTSSGMEVSGSLLYFSIGEGTGGGLIIHGEIYRGLGGGAGELANLMLSAGRLEDVLSTDGLRQLANRMAKEHTGASDTAYLLSIPGELAEQIWDDVRRGEPLALAIIETYCNLLAEAVGSICTVMAPTTVVLGGELGSHGEILLERLESRLGGLHRKPRLAASSHGDKDVVHGAVQTAVQFAFREMRA, from the coding sequence TTGAAAATTCAAACGGCCGGGACCCCCAAGGTCATGCGCAATCTGAATGAATTTCTGATTCTGGACCGGATCATCAGCGGCGGACCGCAATCCAGAGCGGATCTTAGCCGGTATACGGGCTTAAGCAAGCCTACCGTATCCTCGGCCATTGCTCATCTTATAGAACGCGGACTGGTCAGAGAGACCGGCAGAGCGGAGAACACCCAGGGCCGCAAAGCGACTCTAGTGGAATTCAACCCGAAATGCTTCTATACCTTAGGGGCAGAGGTGGGGGGAAGCAGCCTGCGGATAGCACTTGCGGATATGAGCGGAGAGATCTGCTATTACAAGCAGCTGTCTATGCCGGAGAGCGGACTGACAGAGGCGGTGTGCCAAGACTTTCTGGTGCAGAGCATAGAGGGAATGCTTGCGGATTCCGGGATCTCCCGGGAGAAGCTGCGGGCCGCGGCCTTCGGGATTCCAGGCGTAGTGGACCCGGCAGATGGCAGCGTATCTGACCTGGTTGCCCCGCTGCGCGGGTGTGAAGGGGTGCTCGCAAGGACTAATCTGGCCCAGCTGTTCCCCGTGCCTGTCGTGACGGAGAATGATGTCAACCTCGCGGCTCTGGCGGAGTATACCTCTTCGGGGATGGAGGTAAGCGGCTCTCTGCTGTACTTCTCCATCGGCGAAGGAACCGGGGGCGGTCTCATTATCCACGGGGAGATCTACCGGGGGCTTGGCGGCGGTGCAGGCGAACTTGCCAATCTGATGCTGAGCGCAGGCAGGCTGGAGGATGTACTGTCTACAGACGGATTAAGGCAACTGGCTAACCGGATGGCAAAAGAACACACAGGTGCAAGTGATACGGCGTATCTGCTGTCCATACCTGGAGAATTAGCGGAGCAGATATGGGATGATGTGCGCAGAGGTGAGCCTCTTGCACTGGCTATTATCGAAACTTACTGCAATCTGCTTGCAGAGGCAGTGGGCAGTATTTGTACAGTGATGGCTCCAACGACTGTGGTCCTTGGAGGCGAACTGGGCAGCCATGGTGAGATCCTGCTGGAGAGGCTGGAATCCCGGCTGGGCGGACTTCACCGGAAGCCCCGGCTGGCTGCTTCCAGCCACGGGGACAAGGATGTAGTTCATGGAGCGGTCCAGACCGCGGTCCAATTCGCTTTTCGTGAGATGCGGGCATAA
- a CDS encoding ROK family protein: protein MNMLTAGIDVGGTKTLLCLTDEEGTVLEQYKVETQLSREPEVFFRWLFAELEQLCKRNGTTLTSLKGVGIGFPGVMNERTGTLTSAPALNWPGALDIRQVIAAYYPGLVVLDNDVNMAAMGEYAAGSAAGSEHFIMITVGTGVGSALFLNGQLYRGASFAAGEIGYLIVEPGAVHAAADPEYSEFGPFEMEVSGTGIGAKAAARLHGNNSSSLIRELAQGDTVRAEHVFAAAQQQDETALALLDHAYEQMAAAVKNIAITLDLELVILGGGVVEKNPGYVQEVAARVSRYTPEQSLLIRQAVLGNQAGAIGAAAAARSRLNAGTGQN from the coding sequence ATGAATATGTTAACTGCAGGAATTGATGTGGGCGGAACCAAAACACTGCTATGCCTCACAGATGAAGAAGGAACGGTGCTTGAACAGTACAAAGTAGAGACGCAGCTGAGCCGGGAGCCGGAGGTGTTCTTCCGCTGGTTATTCGCCGAACTGGAGCAGCTCTGCAAGCGTAACGGCACTACGCTCACTTCTCTGAAGGGAGTAGGCATCGGGTTCCCGGGAGTCATGAATGAGCGCACCGGCACACTGACCAGCGCACCGGCGCTCAATTGGCCTGGAGCCCTGGATATCCGTCAGGTAATTGCCGCTTATTATCCCGGACTGGTGGTGCTGGACAATGATGTGAATATGGCAGCTATGGGCGAGTATGCAGCGGGATCTGCTGCGGGGTCTGAGCATTTCATTATGATCACGGTCGGCACGGGGGTGGGCAGCGCCTTGTTCCTGAACGGGCAGCTCTACCGGGGAGCCAGCTTCGCTGCGGGTGAGATTGGCTATCTCATCGTTGAGCCGGGGGCGGTTCATGCTGCTGCTGATCCGGAGTACAGTGAGTTCGGTCCTTTTGAGATGGAGGTATCCGGCACGGGAATCGGGGCGAAGGCGGCTGCTAGGCTGCACGGGAATAACAGCAGTTCATTGATCCGGGAGCTGGCACAGGGCGATACAGTCCGGGCGGAGCATGTATTTGCAGCGGCGCAGCAGCAGGATGAGACAGCGCTGGCGCTGCTGGATCATGCGTATGAACAGATGGCGGCGGCGGTCAAGAATATTGCGATTACGCTGGATCTGGAGCTGGTGATTCTGGGCGGCGGTGTCGTGGAGAAGAACCCGGGCTATGTGCAGGAGGTTGCAGCACGGGTCAGCCGGTATACACCTGAGCAATCTTTATTGATCCGGCAGGCGGTGCTTGGTAATCAGGCGGGAGCGATAGGTGCTGCGGCCGCGGCCCGAAGCAGGCTGAACGCAGGAACCGGGCAGAATTGA
- a CDS encoding cellulase family glycosylhydrolase, translating into MKEWIGYTRGVNLGGWLSQCPYQHAHYESFITEKDIETIASWGLDHVRLPVDYEVIEDTGNAETYAGFKHIDNCIRWCAAHGLNLIIDLHKTPGFSFNSVAENSLFDDPALQERFLDLWKAIASRYASYKDTVAFELLNEIVEKDSSRWNALAHRTIAEIRKHAPETKIVIGGIQWNSVHTLVLLDQPYDENIVYTFHFYEPFLFTHQRAAWVEQMPKSSMEYPGDLANYRSTSAAIGAFGSGLHAEGIGEMGPAYLTSLIQNAIDVAAERNVYLYCGEYGVIEQAPSQGVVNWYRDVHGVFEQYKIGRAAWTYKKMDFGISDRYDSSITSEVISYL; encoded by the coding sequence ATGAAAGAATGGATTGGTTATACCAGAGGGGTGAATCTCGGAGGCTGGCTGTCCCAGTGTCCGTATCAGCATGCCCATTATGAGAGCTTCATTACAGAGAAGGATATCGAGACGATTGCCTCCTGGGGTCTGGACCATGTCCGGCTGCCGGTGGATTATGAAGTGATAGAGGATACGGGGAATGCTGAGACTTACGCCGGGTTCAAGCATATCGACAATTGCATCCGCTGGTGTGCTGCCCATGGGCTGAATCTCATTATTGATCTGCATAAAACACCGGGCTTCTCCTTCAACAGCGTGGCCGAGAATTCCCTGTTCGATGATCCGGCGCTCCAGGAGCGGTTCCTGGATCTGTGGAAGGCGATTGCCAGCCGGTATGCCAGTTATAAGGATACTGTGGCTTTTGAATTGTTGAATGAGATTGTGGAGAAGGACAGCAGCCGCTGGAATGCGCTGGCTCACCGGACAATTGCCGAGATCCGCAAGCACGCCCCGGAGACCAAAATCGTTATCGGCGGCATTCAGTGGAACAGCGTGCACACCCTCGTGCTGCTAGATCAGCCGTATGACGAGAATATCGTGTACACCTTCCACTTCTACGAGCCGTTCCTGTTCACACACCAGCGTGCGGCTTGGGTGGAACAGATGCCTAAGAGCAGTATGGAGTATCCGGGTGACCTTGCGAACTACCGCAGTACTTCGGCGGCTATTGGCGCTTTTGGCTCCGGGCTGCATGCAGAAGGTATCGGCGAGATGGGTCCAGCGTACTTGACCAGCCTGATTCAGAACGCCATCGATGTTGCAGCGGAGCGGAATGTGTATCTGTACTGCGGCGAATATGGGGTCATTGAGCAAGCTCCGTCGCAGGGTGTGGTGAACTGGTACCGGGATGTGCATGGAGTGTTCGAGCAGTACAAGATTGGCCGGGCCGCATGGACGTATAAAAAGATGGATTTCGGCATCTCCGACCGTTACGACAGCAGCATTACGTCTGAGGTTATTTCTTATTTGTGA
- a CDS encoding alpha-L-arabinofuranosidase C-terminal domain-containing protein, with amino-acid sequence MKIQITDKPGVSISKGMIGLFFEDINYGLDGGLHAEMIENRSFEFMKAQGDRGSYSESHDGLYGWTAYPAEASGAMLQIGAEHPQNEVNPHYLAFTAGETQNAFTNKAYDGVSLKPGLTYEVSFYARAEGYAGGIEVSVEKNSTVMAQAVIATAVGEEWTRYTAQLSSIEPVSYGDFVIRLDAPGTVCFDFISMIPSDAVLALFRRDLVGLLEEMKPGFLRFPGGCIVEGYNLENRYQWKRSVGAAEQRKNNSSRWALHGNNEENQYTSEYSHYNQSLGIGFYEYFLLCEYLGARPIPVLNVGLACQFQSTEHVGVHDDDFQEYIQDALDLLEFANGPVDSPWGRLRSEMGHPEPFGLEMIGIGNEQWETEHADFFTRYDLFEQAIHAAYPSVQLIGSAGPDVSSDNYTRAWEYYRKRAEGNPNFVYAIDEHYYVKPEWLCENVHFYDEYPRNIKVFAGEYAGHYGNGMNMPHFNSWGAALAEAAFLTGLERNADIVVLASYAPLFARLGYAQWSPDMIWFDGENSYGTPSYYVQQLYSTLMGTKVLQTEHDQEEIPYTVSFDEEQQVLYVKLVNTLDRKVQVELETALSLTGRGVAYVMQGEETEVNSIETPRNIAPASVPLETASRMVYTLEPKSFHVLRMECGVE; translated from the coding sequence ATGAAAATACAAATTACAGATAAACCCGGAGTATCGATCTCCAAGGGAATGATAGGGCTCTTCTTCGAGGATATCAACTATGGTCTGGACGGCGGGCTGCATGCCGAGATGATTGAGAACCGTTCCTTTGAGTTCATGAAGGCACAGGGCGACAGGGGGAGCTACAGCGAGAGCCATGACGGTCTTTATGGCTGGACAGCTTATCCCGCAGAGGCCAGCGGAGCCATGCTTCAGATTGGGGCGGAGCATCCGCAGAATGAGGTGAATCCCCATTACCTGGCGTTTACCGCCGGGGAGACGCAGAACGCTTTTACCAATAAGGCCTATGATGGCGTATCTCTGAAGCCGGGACTTACGTATGAGGTATCCTTCTATGCCAGAGCGGAGGGGTATGCAGGGGGCATTGAAGTTTCGGTTGAGAAGAATAGCACAGTTATGGCGCAGGCTGTCATCGCGACAGCGGTAGGGGAAGAGTGGACACGCTATACAGCGCAGCTTAGCAGCATTGAGCCTGTATCGTATGGGGATTTCGTCATCCGGCTGGATGCGCCGGGCACGGTCTGCTTCGACTTCATCTCCATGATTCCCTCCGATGCGGTGCTGGCTCTGTTCCGCCGGGATCTGGTCGGGCTGCTGGAGGAGATGAAACCAGGCTTCCTGCGGTTCCCCGGAGGTTGTATTGTTGAGGGTTATAACCTGGAGAACCGCTACCAGTGGAAGCGGAGTGTAGGAGCCGCCGAGCAGCGCAAGAATAACAGCAGCCGCTGGGCGCTGCACGGGAATAATGAAGAGAATCAGTACACGAGCGAGTACAGCCACTATAATCAGAGCCTGGGGATTGGGTTCTATGAGTATTTTCTGCTGTGTGAATACCTGGGAGCGCGGCCGATTCCGGTGCTGAATGTCGGGCTGGCCTGCCAGTTCCAGTCTACTGAGCATGTGGGCGTACATGATGATGATTTCCAGGAGTATATTCAGGATGCGCTCGATTTGCTGGAATTCGCCAACGGACCGGTGGATTCACCTTGGGGCCGCCTGCGGAGTGAGATGGGCCACCCTGAGCCGTTCGGGCTGGAGATGATCGGGATCGGCAATGAACAGTGGGAGACGGAGCATGCGGACTTTTTCACCCGATACGATCTGTTCGAGCAGGCGATTCATGCAGCGTACCCGTCTGTGCAGCTGATCGGTTCTGCCGGGCCGGATGTCAGCTCAGATAACTACACCCGGGCGTGGGAATATTACCGGAAGCGGGCTGAGGGTAATCCGAATTTCGTCTACGCTATCGATGAGCATTACTATGTGAAGCCGGAATGGTTGTGCGAGAACGTGCATTTCTATGATGAGTATCCACGTAATATCAAGGTATTCGCCGGGGAGTATGCAGGCCATTATGGCAACGGTATGAATATGCCGCACTTCAACAGCTGGGGCGCTGCGCTGGCAGAAGCCGCATTCCTGACGGGCCTTGAGCGCAATGCCGATATCGTCGTGCTGGCCTCTTATGCGCCGTTGTTCGCCAGACTTGGCTACGCCCAGTGGTCGCCGGACATGATCTGGTTCGATGGCGAGAACAGCTATGGCACGCCAAGCTACTATGTGCAGCAACTGTATAGTACACTGATGGGAACGAAGGTGCTGCAGACGGAGCATGACCAGGAGGAGATTCCTTACACTGTTTCTTTTGATGAGGAGCAGCAGGTTCTGTATGTGAAGCTGGTGAATACTCTGGACCGCAAGGTTCAGGTGGAGTTGGAGACCGCGCTGAGCTTGACCGGACGCGGGGTGGCCTATGTGATGCAGGGCGAGGAGACGGAAGTGAACTCGATTGAGACTCCGCGCAACATCGCACCTGCCAGTGTGCCGCTTGAGACCGCAAGCCGGATGGTTTATACACTGGAGCCGAAGTCGTTCCATGTGCTGCGGATGGAGTGTGGGGTGGAGTAA
- a CDS encoding AraC family transcriptional regulator: MNIHNIGYNHSHDADFIINRPQGSGDYMLLLLKTPAIFTLEGESRVTGPDSFILYSEHTPQFYRAYGSQFTNDWFHFRLDKPGDEALLDRLAIPRDEVIPIGDLNELSIIINNLCYEAYSENPHKDETIELYLQLFFIKLSNRIHSTQKEVGNTHYNKMSIIRTKIYNQPFLNWTIDGLSHELTMSRSCFQHLYKDFFGVSPMADVITSRIEHAKYLLTTTDTSVKKIAEMSGYASEIHFMRQFKQQTGQTPTQYREHKIKPDRL, encoded by the coding sequence ATGAACATACACAATATCGGCTACAATCACAGCCATGACGCGGATTTTATTATCAACAGGCCCCAAGGGTCAGGAGACTATATGCTGCTGCTGCTGAAGACCCCAGCCATCTTCACTTTGGAGGGAGAGAGCCGGGTGACAGGTCCAGATTCCTTCATTCTGTACAGTGAACATACGCCCCAGTTCTACCGGGCTTACGGGTCACAGTTCACCAATGACTGGTTCCATTTCCGGCTGGACAAGCCGGGGGATGAAGCGCTACTGGACCGGCTGGCGATCCCCAGGGATGAAGTGATCCCGATTGGCGACCTGAACGAGCTGTCGATTATCATTAACAATTTGTGCTATGAGGCTTATTCCGAGAACCCGCATAAGGACGAGACCATTGAATTATATCTGCAATTATTCTTCATTAAGCTCAGCAACCGGATTCATTCAACCCAGAAGGAAGTCGGCAACACGCATTACAACAAGATGTCCATTATCCGCACCAAAATCTACAACCAGCCCTTCCTGAACTGGACGATAGATGGACTGTCCCACGAGCTGACCATGAGCCGGTCCTGCTTCCAGCACTTGTACAAGGACTTCTTCGGCGTAAGCCCGATGGCCGACGTCATTACCAGCCGGATCGAACATGCGAAATACCTGCTCACCACCACAGACACCTCCGTCAAAAAAATCGCCGAAATGAGCGGCTACGCCAGCGAGATTCACTTCATGCGCCAGTTCAAGCAGCAGACGGGGCAGACGCCCACCCAGTACAGGGAGCACAAAATAAAGCCAGACCGCTTGTAA
- a CDS encoding GNAT family N-acetyltransferase, with amino-acid sequence MSTLQVEIVDRLDEEQKREVARLYYQAFTLKFSGIWIFSRKEQDIVDVLSRCLHYDKALYAVYEGRVVGFAGLETGVGFFMTLNYRSLRQTFGLLGGAWRYAAYGIFRLLHGNTPSNAVHIDPLVVSEQARGLGVGTRLLEAVFAWSREADRSKVLLEVVDTNPLAKKLYERVGFRTFKVQNTRLFSSQAGFHKVLHMEKMLN; translated from the coding sequence ATGTCAACACTGCAAGTAGAGATCGTAGACCGCTTGGATGAAGAACAGAAACGTGAGGTCGCCAGGCTATACTATCAGGCTTTTACCTTGAAATTCAGCGGAATATGGATCTTCTCCCGTAAAGAGCAGGATATTGTGGACGTTCTGAGCCGCTGCCTGCATTATGACAAGGCCCTGTATGCGGTGTATGAGGGAAGGGTCGTAGGCTTTGCTGGTCTGGAGACAGGCGTTGGCTTCTTCATGACACTGAATTACCGTTCGCTTAGACAGACCTTCGGGCTGCTCGGCGGCGCTTGGCGCTATGCAGCCTATGGCATCTTCCGCCTGCTCCATGGCAATACCCCCTCTAATGCAGTGCATATCGATCCGCTTGTAGTGTCCGAGCAGGCCAGAGGGCTGGGCGTTGGAACCCGGCTGCTGGAGGCCGTCTTCGCGTGGTCCCGGGAGGCGGACCGCAGTAAGGTGCTGCTGGAGGTTGTCGATACCAATCCGCTGGCGAAGAAGCTGTATGAGCGGGTGGGCTTCCGGACCTTCAAGGTGCAGAATACCCGGTTATTCTCCTCGCAGGCCGGCTTCCACAAAGTGCTGCATATGGAGAAAATGCTGAATTAG
- a CDS encoding TetR/AcrR family transcriptional regulator: protein MKISVKDTKRKAILDASTELLALKQTATLQEIADHAGVGIATLHRYFSTRELLLDALALNAIGLVEEALGGVTAEEQDMLPFLTEVFNVLIPLGGKVSFLSSAASVDENPHIVAEEARIKQPLREAVEGWQARGLLNAGMTAHWIITVMYNLLFVAWQEIQKGNLAKNDAPKLLVHTVLQGFGRTGHGDGR, encoded by the coding sequence ATGAAAATCAGTGTCAAAGATACCAAACGAAAGGCTATTCTGGATGCGTCTACGGAGCTGTTGGCGCTCAAGCAGACGGCTACGCTGCAGGAGATCGCGGATCACGCAGGGGTTGGCATTGCGACGCTGCACCGCTACTTTTCCACCAGGGAGCTGCTGCTGGATGCGCTGGCGCTGAATGCGATCGGGCTGGTGGAAGAAGCGCTTGGGGGCGTTACCGCAGAGGAGCAAGATATGCTACCATTCCTTACGGAAGTGTTCAATGTGCTGATTCCATTGGGCGGCAAGGTATCTTTTCTCAGCAGCGCCGCATCCGTGGACGAGAATCCGCATATTGTAGCCGAGGAAGCACGGATCAAGCAGCCGCTGCGGGAAGCGGTGGAGGGTTGGCAGGCACGCGGTCTGCTGAATGCCGGAATGACCGCCCACTGGATCATAACGGTCATGTATAATCTGTTGTTCGTTGCCTGGCAGGAGATCCAGAAGGGGAATCTGGCGAAGAATGACGCTCCGAAGCTGCTGGTTCATACAGTCCTCCAAGGCTTCGGCAGAACAGGGCATGGGGACGGCAGGTAA
- a CDS encoding macro domain-containing protein: MAIQLVNGDLLEASEDILGHQVNCQGVMGSGIAKILRDRYPNLYPEYKKYCDQYTPDGLLGHCQLVQTGAKYTANLFGQLNYGRSKTRYTDYAALEQALTTLKTEAQAKGLSVALPYNIGCGLANGEWSVVEEMIGKVFADYEVTLYKI; this comes from the coding sequence ATGGCCATCCAACTCGTAAACGGCGATCTACTAGAAGCTAGTGAAGATATTCTGGGGCACCAGGTGAATTGCCAGGGGGTGATGGGTTCGGGAATTGCGAAGATCCTGCGGGACCGTTATCCGAATTTATATCCTGAGTATAAAAAGTATTGTGACCAGTACACACCTGACGGGTTGCTCGGACACTGCCAGCTGGTGCAGACGGGCGCGAAGTACACGGCGAATCTGTTCGGTCAGCTGAACTATGGAAGGAGCAAAACCCGGTATACGGATTATGCTGCGCTGGAGCAAGCGTTAACTACACTGAAGACAGAAGCACAGGCCAAGGGGCTGTCTGTGGCGCTCCCGTACAATATTGGCTGTGGGCTGGCAAATGGGGAGTGGAGTGTGGTAGAGGAGATGATCGGGAAGGTTTTTGCAGACTATGAAGTTACTTTGTATAAGATTTAA